One part of the Tachysurus vachellii isolate PV-2020 chromosome 6, HZAU_Pvac_v1, whole genome shotgun sequence genome encodes these proteins:
- the nt5c2a gene encoding 5'-nucleotidase, cytosolic IIa isoform X2, with the protein MTSWSDRLQNYSELPANMDGMSMKKYRREAYHSLPRELAQCHPAMRVFVNRSLAMEKIKCFGFDMDYTLAVYKSPEYESLGFDLTVERLVSIGYPQELLNFVYDPTFPTRGLVFDTLYGNLLKVDAYGNILVCAHGFNFMRPEIRELYPNKFIQRGDTERFYILNTLFNLPETYLFACLVDFFTSCPRYTSCETGFKDGDLFMSFKSMFQDVRDAVDWVHFKGSLKEKTVENLEKYVVKDAKLPLLLSRMKEVSKVFLATNSDYKYTDKIMTYLFDFPHGPKVGTLHRPWQSYFDLILVDARKPMFFGEGTVLRQVDTTTGRLKIGTYTGPLQHGIVYSGGSSDIVCDLLGAKGKDILYIGDHIFGDILKSKKRQGWRTFLVIPELAQELHVWTDKSPLFEELQSLDIFLAELYKHLDSSSNERPDISSLQRRIKKVTHDMDMCYGMMGSLFRSGSRQTLFASQVMRYADLYAASFINLLYYPFSYLFRAAHVLMPHESTVEHTHVDTNDTESPMATRNRHSVDYRDHECKKHQLTRSISEIQPPHLFPQTPQEITHCHDEDDDEEEEEE; encoded by the exons CTTACCACGGGAACTGGCCCAATGTCATCCTGCTATGAG AGTTTTTGTCAACAGAAGTTTAGCAATGGAGAAGATTAAATGCTTTGGCTTTGATATGGATTACACTCTAGCAG TGTATAAGTCTCCAGAGTATGAATCCCTTGGATTTGACCTGACAGTGGAGAGGTTGGTTTCCATTGGTTATCCACAAGAACTTCTCAATTTTGTCTATGACCCGACCTTCCCAACCAG aggcCTGGTATTTGATACATTATATGGTAATCTGTTAAAAGTAGATGCCTATGGCAACATTTTGGTATGTGCCCATGGGTTTAACTTCATGCG GCCAGAGATTAGGGAATTATATCCAAATAAGTTCATCCAGCGTGGTGATACAGAGCGATTCTACATCCTAAATACGCTGTTTAACCTCCCTG AGACCTACCTTTTTGCCTGCTTGGTTGATTTCTTCACCAGCTGCCCCAGATATACTAG CTGTGAGACTGGTTTTAAGGATGGCGATCTCTTCATGTCCTTCAAGAGTATGTTCCAAGATGTGCGAGATGCAGTTGACTGGGTCCATTTCAAG GGTTCCCTGAAAGAGAAGACTGTTGAAAACTTAGAGAAATATGTGGTGAAAGAT GCCAAGTTACCCTTGCTTCTTAGTCGCATGAAGGAAGTTTCCAAAGTCTTCCTGGCCACTAACAGTGACTACAAATATACTGAT AAAATTATGACATACCTGTTTGACTTCCCTCATGGTCCAAAA GTTGGCACACTTCATCGGCCTTGGCAATCCTACTTTGACCTCATTCTGGTTGATGCCAGGAAGCCTATGTTTTTTGGAGAGGGAACAGTCCTGAGACAAGTAGATACA ACCACTGGGAGACTTAAGATTGGGACTTACACAGGACCACTGCAGCATGGCATTGTGTACTCTGGTG GATCCTCAGACATTGTGTGTGATCTATTGGGGGCTAAAGGAAAAGACATCCTGTACATCGGTGACCACATTTTTGGTGACATTCTCAAGTCTAAGAAGCGTCAGGGTTGGAGAACGTTCCTTGTGATTCCTGAGTTGGCTCAAGAGCTACATGTCTGGACTGACAAGAGTC CACTTTTTGAGGAACTGCAGAGTCTGGATATTTTCCTGGCAGAACTTTACAA GCATTTGGACAGCAGCAGTAACGAGAGACCCGACATTAGTTCACTTCAGAGGCGGATTAAG AAAGTAACCCATGATATGGATATGTGCTACGGGATGATGGGAAGTCTATTTCGTAGTGGCTCTCGGCAGACCCTGTTTGCTTCTCAGGTGATGCGATATGCTGATCTGTATGCTGCCTCCTTCATTAACCTACTCTACTACCCCTTCAGCTACCTGTTCCGAGCTGCACATGTGCTG atgCCACATGAGTCCACTGTAGAACACACTCACGTGGATACCAATGACACTGAATCTCCCATGGCAACACGCAACCGCCACTCTGTGGACTACAGAGACCACGAGTGTAAGAAGCACCAGCTGACCCGCTCCATCAGCGAGATTCAGCCTCCTCACTTGTTCCCACAGACACCACAAGAGATCACACACTGCCACGATGAAGACGacgatgaggaagaggaagaagagtaA
- the nt5c2a gene encoding 5'-nucleotidase, cytosolic IIa isoform X1, which produces MTSWSDRLQNYSELPANMDGMSMKKYRREAYHRVFVNRSLAMEKIKCFGFDMDYTLAVYKSPEYESLGFDLTVERLVSIGYPQELLNFVYDPTFPTRGLVFDTLYGNLLKVDAYGNILVCAHGFNFMRPEIRELYPNKFIQRGDTERFYILNTLFNLPETYLFACLVDFFTSCPRYTSCETGFKDGDLFMSFKSMFQDVRDAVDWVHFKGSLKEKTVENLEKYVVKDAKLPLLLSRMKEVSKVFLATNSDYKYTDKIMTYLFDFPHGPKVGTLHRPWQSYFDLILVDARKPMFFGEGTVLRQVDTTTGRLKIGTYTGPLQHGIVYSGGSSDIVCDLLGAKGKDILYIGDHIFGDILKSKKRQGWRTFLVIPELAQELHVWTDKSPLFEELQSLDIFLAELYKHLDSSSNERPDISSLQRRIKKVTHDMDMCYGMMGSLFRSGSRQTLFASQVMRYADLYAASFINLLYYPFSYLFRAAHVLMPHESTVEHTHVDTNDTESPMATRNRHSVDYRDHECKKHQLTRSISEIQPPHLFPQTPQEITHCHDEDDDEEEEEE; this is translated from the exons AGTTTTTGTCAACAGAAGTTTAGCAATGGAGAAGATTAAATGCTTTGGCTTTGATATGGATTACACTCTAGCAG TGTATAAGTCTCCAGAGTATGAATCCCTTGGATTTGACCTGACAGTGGAGAGGTTGGTTTCCATTGGTTATCCACAAGAACTTCTCAATTTTGTCTATGACCCGACCTTCCCAACCAG aggcCTGGTATTTGATACATTATATGGTAATCTGTTAAAAGTAGATGCCTATGGCAACATTTTGGTATGTGCCCATGGGTTTAACTTCATGCG GCCAGAGATTAGGGAATTATATCCAAATAAGTTCATCCAGCGTGGTGATACAGAGCGATTCTACATCCTAAATACGCTGTTTAACCTCCCTG AGACCTACCTTTTTGCCTGCTTGGTTGATTTCTTCACCAGCTGCCCCAGATATACTAG CTGTGAGACTGGTTTTAAGGATGGCGATCTCTTCATGTCCTTCAAGAGTATGTTCCAAGATGTGCGAGATGCAGTTGACTGGGTCCATTTCAAG GGTTCCCTGAAAGAGAAGACTGTTGAAAACTTAGAGAAATATGTGGTGAAAGAT GCCAAGTTACCCTTGCTTCTTAGTCGCATGAAGGAAGTTTCCAAAGTCTTCCTGGCCACTAACAGTGACTACAAATATACTGAT AAAATTATGACATACCTGTTTGACTTCCCTCATGGTCCAAAA GTTGGCACACTTCATCGGCCTTGGCAATCCTACTTTGACCTCATTCTGGTTGATGCCAGGAAGCCTATGTTTTTTGGAGAGGGAACAGTCCTGAGACAAGTAGATACA ACCACTGGGAGACTTAAGATTGGGACTTACACAGGACCACTGCAGCATGGCATTGTGTACTCTGGTG GATCCTCAGACATTGTGTGTGATCTATTGGGGGCTAAAGGAAAAGACATCCTGTACATCGGTGACCACATTTTTGGTGACATTCTCAAGTCTAAGAAGCGTCAGGGTTGGAGAACGTTCCTTGTGATTCCTGAGTTGGCTCAAGAGCTACATGTCTGGACTGACAAGAGTC CACTTTTTGAGGAACTGCAGAGTCTGGATATTTTCCTGGCAGAACTTTACAA GCATTTGGACAGCAGCAGTAACGAGAGACCCGACATTAGTTCACTTCAGAGGCGGATTAAG AAAGTAACCCATGATATGGATATGTGCTACGGGATGATGGGAAGTCTATTTCGTAGTGGCTCTCGGCAGACCCTGTTTGCTTCTCAGGTGATGCGATATGCTGATCTGTATGCTGCCTCCTTCATTAACCTACTCTACTACCCCTTCAGCTACCTGTTCCGAGCTGCACATGTGCTG atgCCACATGAGTCCACTGTAGAACACACTCACGTGGATACCAATGACACTGAATCTCCCATGGCAACACGCAACCGCCACTCTGTGGACTACAGAGACCACGAGTGTAAGAAGCACCAGCTGACCCGCTCCATCAGCGAGATTCAGCCTCCTCACTTGTTCCCACAGACACCACAAGAGATCACACACTGCCACGATGAAGACGacgatgaggaagaggaagaagagtaA
- the cnnm2a gene encoding metal transporter CNNM2a: protein MAALSPVRSLTAIFLFVTGGLINRSDGREVAEETVIIGLRLEDSDDVSFMDKGLLRVSERSRVKLRLFGQNINNETWSKIAFTEQERSSVSAVADGPTAYNPTAFQPCGIRTSDIIILPNVDVSRSTSGVIEIEVKPLRKTEKSKVYYMCVSAPAPAPGVMNDAWAENIWIYHEGHDTKMLVVEERKFLLPFWLQVIFIAMLLCLSGMFSGLNLGLMALDPMELRIVQNCGTEKEKKYANKIEPVRSQGNYLLCSLLLGNVLVNTTLTILLDDIAGSGLIAVVVSTIGIVIFGEIVPQAICSRHGLAVGANTLILTKFFMILTFPASYPVSKLLDHVLGQEIGTVYNREKLLEMLRVTDPYNDLVKEELNIIQGALELRTKTVEDVMTPLRDCFMIAADAVLDFNTMSEIMESGYTRIPVFEGERCNIVDLLFVKDLAFVDPDDCTPLKTITKFYSHPLHFVFNDTKLDAMLEEFKKGKSHLAIVQRVNNEGEGDPFYEVLGIVTLEDVIEEIIKSEILDETDLYTDNKTKKKITHRERKQDFSAFKPTDNELGVKISPQLLLATLRFLATEVEPFGPAHMSEKILLRLLKHPNVIQELKYDDKNKKMLEHYLFQRNKPVDYFILILQGKVEVEAGKEGMKFKAGPFSYYGMMALTSSPVPLSLSRTFVVSRAESLAGSPENKSPPRPFGLNHSDSVNRNERMEALTPTLGSSNNQLNAFLQIYMPDYSVRAASDLLYIKVSRQQYQNAVMASRMDKTPQSSDSEFTKIELTLTEHQDGPGVESASLLIQQQNSANSHKPNHITHTDGTI, encoded by the exons ATGGCGGCGCTCAGCCCGGTTAGATCGCTgactgctatttttttatttgtcaccgGCGGTCTGATAAACCGCTCGGACGGCAGAGAGGTGGCGGAGGAGACCGTCATCATCGGCCTGCGTCTGGAAGACTCTGACGACGTGTCATTCATGGATAAAGGCTTATTGCGCGTTAGCGAGAGATCGCGGGTGAAGTTGCGGCTCTTTGGGCAGAACATTAACAACGAGACGTGGTCCAAGATCGCCTTCACGGAACAGGAGCGCAGCAGCGTGTCCGCAGTCGCAGACGGTCCAACTGCTTACAACCCAACTGCCTTCCAGCCTTGTGGCATCCGTACGTCAGATATCATCATTCTTCCCAACGTGGATGTGAGCCGATCGACGTCCGGCGTCATCGAGATAGAAGTAAAACCTCTGCGGAAAACAGAGAAGAGCAAAGTGTACTACATGTGCGTTTCCGCACCAGCACCTGCTCCAGGTGTTATGAACGACGCGTGGGCTGAAAACATCTGGATCTACCACGAGGGGCATGACACCAAAATGCTCGTTGTGGAGGAGAGGAAGTTCTTGCTGCCTTTTTGGCTGCAGGTAATATTTATTGCAATGCTGTTGTGCTTGTCCGGTATGTTCAGTGGACTGAATTTAGGGCTCATGGCACTCGACCCCATGGAGCTCAGGATAGTGCAGAACTGTGGcacagagaaggaaaaaaaatatgcaaacaaGATTGAACCTGTGAGGAGTCAAGGAAATTATCTGCTCTGCTCACTGCTTTTGGGGAACGTCCTCGTGAACACCACTTTAACTATTTTGCTGGATGATATTGCAGGCTCTGGTCTGATCGCAGTGGTTGTATCAACCATTGGAATTGTAATATTTGGAGAAATTGTGCCACAGGCAATATGCTCAAGGCACGGGCTTGCTGTTGGTGCAAACACCCTGATTTTAACCAAGTTCTTCATGATCCTTACTTTTCCTGCATCATATCCTGTCAGTAAACTTTTAGACCATGTTCTAGGACAGGAGATTGGCACGGTGTACAATAGAGAGAAGCTCCTTGAGATGCTCAGGGTTACTGACCCATACAATGATTTGGTAAAAGAGGAGCTGAACATCATCCAGGGTGCTCTGGAACTCAGGACTAAGACAGTAGAGGATGTGATGACACCTCTGCGTGACTGCTTTATGATTGCAGCTGATGCGGTCCTTGATTTTAACACTATGTCCGAGATCATGGAGAGCGGGTACACACGCATCCCGGTGTTTGAGGGGGAGAGGTGCAACATTGTGGACCTCCTCTTTGTCAAAGACCTGGCCTTCGTGGACCCAGATGACTGCACTCCTCTGAAAACTATCACAAAATTCTACAGCCACCCTCTGCACTTTGTCTTCAATGACACCAAGCTGGATGCAATGCTAGAAGAGTTCAAGAAAG GGAAATCCCACCTGGCTATTGTGCAGAGAGTAAACAATGAAGGAGAAGGAGACCCTTTTTATGAGGTTTTGGGTATTGTTACATTAGAAGATGTCATTGAGGAGATCATTAAGTCTGAGATTCTAGATGAGACTGAtctgtaca CTgacaacaagacaaaaaagaagatAACTCATCGGGAGAGGAAGCAGGATTTCTCAGCTTTTAAGCCGACTGACAACGAGCTTGGGGTCAAAATATCACCACAGCTTCTACTCGCTACCCTCCGTTTCCTAGCAACTg AAGTAGAGCCATTTGGCCCAGCTCATATGTCTGAGAAAATCCTTCTGCGCTTACTCAAGCATCCCAACGTGATCCAGGAGTTGAAGTATGATGACAAGAATAAGAAAATGTTAGAGCATTATCTCTTTCAGAGAAACAAGCCTGTTGATTACTTCATCCTCATTCTGCAG GGGAAGGTAGAGGTTGAGGCTGGCAAGGAGGGAATGAAGTTTAAAGCTGGACCCTTTTCGTACTATGGAATGATGGCCTTAACATCATCACCAG TTCCACTCTCCTTGTCTCGAACCTTCGTTGTCAGCAGGGCAGAGTCTCTTGCGGGTTCTCCAG AGAATAAGTCACCTCCTCGACCTTTTGGCCTGAACCATTCAGACTCTGTGAACCGAAACGAGCGCATGGAAGCCCTCACTCCCACTCTAGGCAGCAGCAACAACCAGCTCAACGCCTTCTTGCAGATCTATATGCCAGACTACTCCGTCCGAGCGGCTTCTGACCTGCTCTACATTAAG GTTTCCCGGCAGCAGTATCAGAACGCTGTCATGGCATCCCGCATGGACAAGACACCTCAGTCTTCAGACAGTGAATTCACCAAGATTGAGCTTACTCTGACTGAACACCAGGACGGACCAGGAGTCGAATCAGCTTCATTACTCATCCAACAGCAGAACTCGGCTAACTCACACAAACCcaaccacatcacacacactgatggaaCTATCTAA
- the borcs7 gene encoding BLOC-1-related complex subunit 7, with translation MASSEPQPRFGQSVKGLLSDKVGSCSGDVIALTRQVLKGSRSQELLGQAARNMVIQEDAILHSEDSLRKMSIITTHLQYQQEAIQKNVEHSRNLQDQLRHLFK, from the exons ATGGCTTCCTCAGAGCCGCAGCCTCGCTTCGGTCAGTCTGTTAAAGGTTTATTATCCGATAAAGTCGGTTCTTGTAGTGGAGATGTGATTGCTCTTACACGCCAAGTATTAAAGGGATCTCGCAGCCAAGAG CTTCTCGGTCAGGCAGCAAGAAATATGGTTATCCAAGAAGATGCCATTCTGCACTCCGAGGAT AGTCTAAGGAAAATGTCCATAATAACTACTCATTTGCAATATCA GCAAGAAGCCATCCAAAAGAA CGTGGAGCACTCCAGAAACCTTCAAGACCAGCTTAGACACTTATTTAAATAA